In the Epinephelus fuscoguttatus linkage group LG10, E.fuscoguttatus.final_Chr_v1 genome, AAATCCAACATCTTATTAATTTCACATTAAGGCATGGTCGTTTTTTAGGCATAGGCAAACCAGGCAGCCACCCAAGGTGTTAATGACATGATATAAACCAAAAGTTGATTTAAGTTAATCATGAATATAATTGTCAGTGGATTTCTGGCCTAAGGCACCAGACCAGGAACGGCCCTGCATTAAGGCTCTTAGTCTAAAAAAGTTGTCCTTGGAGTACTGACTTGACAGGTCTGGGAAAGCAACACCTGTGCCTTGATGTACATGTGAAAGTCTGATAAAGTTTTCAAGGAATAATCTCATACTTTGTATTTGCATCCAAATTTTGAAGAACAAACTTTGTGGCCAAGCTTAAAAGATTGAGTTGTtcttcacagaaacacactggtATCTGTCCTGTTTTGTTGGATCttgactctctctctgtctttgttcctGTACTTCTTCCTTTGTGTGAGAACCAATCAGATTTTTTAGGCCATTTTTGATAAGTGAGGCAATTCTGGGAGACCCTCACTTCTTTAAGGGGATTGAGAATGATAGTTGTCAGTGGAAGGTCCTCACTAGTACAGAAGTACAAgaacatgtatgtgtgtgttgggtgggGAGGTAGGGTTATTTCAAAAGGCAGTCTTTTCCTTTAGTTACATTAGAAGTATCAGCATTCGGAAATATAATTTCATTTTGCCCTTCATGTTgtggatatttttgaaaaataaaggtCTTTGGTTCTCAAGCTGTCTTACACAATGGTAGTTTATtagaaatatttaattaaaaaaatgataagCTGTTTCCTTTTGTTGTCATGATAACTTACTGCTGTTTGAAACTTCCCAACCCCCCCACCCAGCTCCTCAGACTCTTCATCTTGCTTAGTTGACCAGGAGCTCCTGGTACTGCACAGACCGGAGGAAACGCGCGAAGGAGTCTTTCTCCATCAGGGCGTAGATCCTCTTCTGGGCTAGGTCAAAGGTGGTGGGGGACAGATCCACGAGGTTCCTCAGGGTCACATCCTTGGTGAAGTGGTCAATGTTCACCTGTGGTGAAAGGACAAAAGTACATGCTGTTGAAATAAAGTGCagatgaggaagatgaagaaaaacagaaagtgttgatggtaaatatgaaaaaaaaaaaagtcacataaaACAGTCAGAGACTGATTGTAACATTCAGCACTAAAGCAAATGTATGCCTTTTCTGAACATGCTAAAAACTTCCTTTAAAGAAGCTCTATACAACATTCAGAGCGTATCCatgattcagaggttgtctgcacattGCTTTCAATGTGGAGGTTGTTGAGCTGGCTGCTAgtagctaatggtgctaacagatAATAGTGCCAAGAACATCATGAAgagtgctaacaatggcaacagccCTGAAAGAGATAAGAATGTTAACCTGCTGCCATCCTAATACCATCACAGGCAGCCAGACTGGCTAGCGCAGCAACCAACAGAGAAGCTTGGCTTACATCACAGAGAGAGGTAGCTGGCCCGTTTTTACCCGCGACTGATTAAATAAcgtcgctttgtcagtggatctCGGTGTCAGACATTGACATACTGAGGCACCCTTTGCAACGCTATGATACACACCAGACGATGGCTGCTGTTGACGATGCAACGGGCAAAAATTGAATCAAAGTGTATCAAAGTAAAATCAAAGTGTTTTTCCAAAGTTGTtagtttattttgtaaataaaaaagtagccatttaacaagcagaaactgtacatttcttgtgaaacagaaatatattttgacaacacacaatgcatgtgTAAACTGACATGCTGTCCCTGAGggtccaaaactgacacagtAGGGTACCCAGTGTGGcataggtccactgacaaagcagcagtatttgacgagttgggatgagaacctGTTGAGGTAGTATGACTTCAGTCTCTGCTCAGGACCTTATCACCCCACTATATCTCTACATAGCAAATAATGgtttgctgctgtgttaatgttctgaatgttgtaTAGTACTCCTTGAATTtaacaatatttccctctaaaataTAGAGGAGTCAAGTCTCTAACCCAAGATAAAATACAGTTAATGTTccagatgtgtgtgttcattactggagtgtgtgcttgtgcatgTGCTGTTCATTCTCAGTCGCAATTCAGTCTTAGCACATTGTCTGCTGTAACCTCATATGCTTATACTCGAGCAAGCCTGGATTTCTGCTTCACACATTGTCATGATCAGATAAAGACTCTCACTTTATGCAAGCTGTtttacacacactgtcatttcaattttcttttattctaaATACATTGTTAGCTGTTCAGCAGTGAtattttatgagaaaaaaagacattttattcaGCAACCTGCTGACAGAATCCATGCTTCATTGCATTGTCAACATACTGGGGGCCTCCTCCAAGGAATGTAGATTTAGCTGTTAGCATGTGGACATCTACATGAGTGGTCTGAATGTGTCTTTGTACTATATCATCTTTGAAGAATAAGATTGTTAACAACTACTGTATGTGTTGGTTGTGCACATGTGTTGAGCATAATCTTCTATTTCGTGTGGTGTTGAGCTCATAAAAAGGGGGAAGTCACGGGAGTTTCTGACCTCTCTTGGTCCCTCAGACTGGATGAAGTCCTCATAGATCTTCTTGGCTTTGGTGGCCATCTTCACAGGGTTCTTGGTCTTCTTGAAGTCCTCACAGCTCATCCAGAACTCAATATTCTCATCACTGAACTCAGACTGCAGAAAGCTGCGGAAAGCAGCCAGACCATCTGATGGAGAGAGGAGGGTAGAGGTGTTACAAAATGAGAGATGTATTGACAGGTTATATAACAGAATATAGAACAAGTGATTATGTAAACCCCTTCTTCATGCATGCATTTTAAAGGGATTGTGCTGGCAATTCTGAGTAAGCCTTTGAGACACTTTACCAATAAGGTCACAATGACAGATTAATTAAAGTATAATTATTTTGGTAGCACTTCAAACATGGCTAAGTTGAATGATATAGTACAACATTACATACAAATTTTATCCCAAATCTTGGTGGATGGATCAATTCTTAAATTGTTGCAATGTCATATAAATCCACAAAAAGACTTTTCATCCATGTTTTGATGACTCGGAAAACCACAATAATCTTAACACCATCTGCCTTCCTCCTTAAATCATGAATCAGCACCAACTGCTACTATTATTTAGAAAAATGCTTTACATTCAGCTCAGAGGCAAGAAATTACAAGTAAATCACATCATGatgctttgtcttttttctttttttaatttctgctgGGACACTGTTAGCCTGTATTGTATGGGCAGCAGCAGTCTATTTTCTATCTAATAAGATATGGATTTGATGAGAAACCTTATTTTATAATCTGCTAGTCAGAAGATGTGCTAGATAGTTATTAGGGAGAAaggaaaaaatcaaatgtttgaATTTATGGCTGTTAAAGGCTTCTGTATATCTCATGAA is a window encoding:
- the rgs5a gene encoding regulator of G-protein signaling 5a, giving the protein MCKGLAALPQTCLERAKEIKTKLGVLLQKPENAIDLIIPYPEKTEKKPEKQQKPTPEEAAQWRESLDRVLNNSYGLAAFRSFLQSEFSDENIEFWMSCEDFKKTKNPVKMATKAKKIYEDFIQSEGPREVNIDHFTKDVTLRNLVDLSPTTFDLAQKRIYALMEKDSFARFLRSVQYQELLVN